From a single Salmo salar chromosome ssa22, Ssal_v3.1, whole genome shotgun sequence genomic region:
- the LOC106583103 gene encoding rootletin, with product MSDTENYSSDSKLESIIQRVEESVLSEEKRLTVRGASPEDPTTCLPARVREIVTKNLNESSPGAMFSVMSVQEENRVLQVELGRLEDLLAHSKADRDELAIKYSAISERLERALCLETGDGEQDSPESRSLAQQNVDLRRRLDEEQAAYKRKLTAYQEGQQRQAQLVQKLQAKNTQMNTKQVLQYKKRCGDLEQTLVEKSSELELHRLSGRCVMSSNSHRGEEVDPCGDLENALIRLEEEQQRSSSLSAVNAMLREQLEQAELANEALSQDIRRLTADWSKSREELEQRESDWRREEESFHSYFSSEHSRLLSLWRQVVGFRRQVSELKGATERDLSDMRNKLVQTSHSIQSSCSGLSSTLRSQEGGALALEREVALREVALREVALREVALRGQLELQLRERVAEMMSLQTRTDAERAELNARMSDAVQEWERLKGQTEERDRDMASLTRRLEEQNGNDETDMQVMRAHTETLLDTLRDIAQTVLSDGDSSSEADQENTEAPLLVLLRGSSPHRSSSPRRSTSPRRYSSLAPVPEASLSALRSAVNSRHLQLQEVRACLSSAHSSLQTLRRQLTEVESAKREAEQHSRTLQGERDGVQIEKDTTQRERDRLKQDRDTLASEKMAVEKAAQTALIKAQILQMDVEKLQQAVTLAQRERDHEREEKEAVLQEKDRAKAETERVQKQWEQSESWASVQRGELSVVRETYHQAEVEKQLLEGEKAQLTEALTRAESSNAELSLLVNKLHSEVAALQDSLAKMGSMNEGLAQDKSDLNSIICQLEEEKAHMQAQKREAEQEKLTIRDELVRVEQDRLELDTARLALHQSLQESELSRVGMEAELQSLRADRLKLQDKVTQLCGEVSSLGAELGMARGEEQRQGVALEEVGRGRVELARERAGLVVQLTASERENTNLTEELAVFRSEREALETSLFEVQQQLVQLESGREQLETEIQSLRLRCETTTAELRRVRVDGENALAQSEREREALSQALSSIQQESQQALRIAITDHQEEAERLIAEKEALRHSLESEQEGALRRVRQEAEEQLLRAERDREDLRDEVRSLQHDRDQSLLQAETEKQQMLSQKEAEKAVLSERVSILQAELGTAALELDRLAREAAHYKDQERASVGALTVELQELRSQLEDADSVHDRELHRLQENCTDLQTHTDIALKELEECRASLSASEESRDQLRRDMMEMERCLNQTRDTGEGYRRDGVELRRTVGDVTRERDTLSLSNAQLRETLRSADTERVSVKRQCEEKEQRLAVLEESLSSAQREVAELRSCLREVERSRLEARRELQELCRQVKVLDGEKEQKGKEVAELQTRLSLEEQREEERGRAMFSLKQKLVEADTARISIKKEVSILQRRLSESESGCRGCERELTAQLQEARGCEKKLQDEARNLSLRAQTAQDSLTLSSLQLSEAQGRLAATEAELARSEAGRRELEFRLGSLQSALTRTLGIGAGGRSSASWGRSPRGSSPAASHSSITRHRSLSPLRCSLSPPKDFGGSTPDNTLGCSRPISPELPDLPNTPLPMPLPELDPETLRCGLRDFLQELRDSRRDRDGARCQLGALQSELEVVTGERDSAQNHLSQLHNTLQECQEGKRSVDGRLSSTQAMLQQQEETVRRGERERRALTDRVKVLERALQNAETDRKHTQDQLSKQRAGEVRLEAERRRLREALEAAEARGTRVELGRRSLEGELHRLKLSLGDREAESQATQERHDVLLKQVAEGESRVTSLQREVDRLSQALSKVHEGEACLREKTQNLSQSLQEATAAHSATQGRLVALQKTLGLAEQDRRHLQERVDGARASLAEGKRGMVALTERVQSLQTELTQSELRRGELEAELAHTQEALRQRSTSLTEAQHSAQSAQAERATAEERLRGLQRAVAMLETEKKDAERQAVRLEKDRNALRNTLDKVERQKLKTEEGSMRLSAEKGRLDRSLTTAEQELQNAQRQIALLQAQLAEMEQSHSESESSVLQRDEVLRETEKLRVTQREAERILAARDRAHRHRVKGLEEQVSTLKEQLQQEMSRRQPSLPTSLISGGN from the exons CTAGAGCGTGCGCTCTGCCTGGAGACGGGTGACGGGGAGCAGGATTCACCAGAGTCTCGCAGCCTGGCTCAGCAGAACGTGGACCTGCGCCGACGTCTGGATGAGGAGCAGGCGGCCTACAAGCGTAAACTCACAGCCTACCAGGAGGGCCAGCAGAGACAGGCTCAGCTGGTGCAGAAGCTGCAGGCCAAG AACACACAAATGAACACAAAACAg GTCCTGCAGTACAAGAAGAGGTGTGGAGATCTAGAGCAGACTCTAGTGGAGAAGTCCTCGGAACTGGAGCTGCACAGACTGAGT GGTCGTTGTGTTATGTCCAGCAACAGTCACCGTGGAGAAGAGGTGGATCCATGCGGCGACCTGGAAAATGCTCTGATCCGGTTGGAGGAGGAGCAGCAAAG GAGCAGCAGTCTGTCTGCAGTGAACGCCATGCTGAGAGAGCAGTTGGAGCAGGCAGAACTGGCCAATGAGGCACTCAGCCAGGACATACGCAGGCTCACTGCTGATTGGTCCAAATCCAGGGAGGAGCTGGAGCAGAGGGAGTCTgattggaggagggaggaggag TCTTTCCACAGTTATTTCAGCAGTGAGCACAGTCGTCTACTGTCCCTATGGCGACAGGTGGTGGGCTTCCGTAGGCAGGTCTCTGAGCTGAAGGGCGCTACAGAGAG AGACCTGTCTGACATGCGTAACAAGCTGGTACAGACCTCCCACTCTATCCAGTCGTCCTGCTCTGGCCTGTCCTCCACGCTGCGCAGCCAGGAGGGAGGGGCACTGGCTCTGGAGCGGGAGGTGGCGCTGCGGGAGGTGGCGCTGCGGGAGGTGGCGCTGCGGGAGGTGGCGCTGCGGGGGCAGCTGGAGCTGCAGCTCAGAGAACGGGTGGCCGAGATGATGAGCCTGCAGACCAGGACAGACGCAGAGAGGGCCGAGCTCAACGCCAG aatGTCAGATGCAGTGCAAGAGTGGGAGAGGCTGAAGGGgcagactgaggagagagacagagacatggccTCTCTGACCAGGAGACTGGAG GAGCAGAATGGTAACGATGAGACAGACATGCAGGTGATGAGAGCTCATACTGAAACACTGCTGGACACACTGAGAGACATCGCACAG ACTGTCCTGTCCGATGGGGACTCGTCATCAGAGGCAGACCAGGAGAACACCGAAGCTCCTCTATTGGTTCTGCTCCGTGGCTCCTCCCCTCACCGCTCCTCGTCACCACGGCGATCCACCTCTCCCAGACGCTACTCCTCGTTGGCACCCGTCCCAGAAGCCAGCCTGTCTGCCCTGCGCTCTGCTGTCAACAGCAGACATCTCCAGCTGCAG GAGGTCCGGGCGTGTCTGTCCTCTGCCCATTCATCATTGCAGACACTGCGCAGACAACTCACAGAGGTGGAGTCAGCCAAGCGAGAGGCAGAGCAGCACAGTCGGAccctgcagggagagagggatggagttcAGATAGAAAAAGAcaccacgcagagagagagagaccgtctgaAACAAGACAGAGACACACTGGCTAG TGAGAAGATGGCTGTGGAGAAGGCAGCCCAGACAGCTCTGATCAAGGCCCAGATCCTGCAAATGGACGTTGAAAAGCTTCAGCAGGCCGTGACTttggcccagagagagagggatcacgagagagaggagaaggaggccgTACTGCAGGAGAAAGACCGAGCCAAGGCTGAGACCGAacgagt TCAGAAGCAGTGGGAGCAGAGTGAGAGCTGGGCGTCTGTCCAGCGAGGGGAGCTGTCTGTAGTGAGAGAGACCTACCACCAGGCGGAGGTAGAGAAGCAGCTGCTGGAGGGGGAGAAGGCCCAGCTCACTGAGGCTCTGACCCGG GCTGAGAGCAGTAATGCAGAGCTCTCTCTGCTGGTCAATAAGCTTCACTCTGAGGTGGCTGCCCTCCAAGACTCTCTGGCCAAGATGGGCAGCATGAACGAGGGCCTGGCCCAGGACAAgtctgacctcaactccatcatcTGCCAG ctggaggaggagaaggcCCACATGCAGGCGCAGAAGCGTGAGGCGGAGCAGGAGAAGCTGACCATCAGAGATGAGCTGGTCCGAGTGGAGCAGGACAGACTAGAGCTGGACACCGCCCGCCTCGCCCTCCACCAATCACTGCAAGAGTCCGAGCTGAGCAGGGTGGGAATGGAGGCGGAGCTTCAGAGTCTCCGGGCAGATAGATTGAAGCTGCAGGACAAAGTCACTCAG TTGTGTGGCGAGGTGAGCTCTCTGGGGGCGGAGTTGGGCATGGCCCGGGGTGAGGAGCAGAGACAGGGCGTGGCCCTGGAGGAAGTAGGGCGGGGCAGGGTGGAGCTGGCTAGAGAGAGGGCGGGGCTGGTTGTCCAGCTGACtgcgtcagagagagagaacaccaaccTGACTGAGGAGCTGGCCGTATTCAG GTCGGAGCGGGAGGCCCTGGAGACCAGCCTGTTTGAGGTGCAGCAGCAGCTGGTGCAGCTGGAGTCTGGCAGAGAGCAGCTGGAGACAGAGATCCAGAGCCTGCGGCTGCGCTGTGAGACAACCACTg CGGAGCTGAGGCGTGTGCGAGTTGATGGGGAGAATGCATTGGCACAGagtgagcgggagagagaggctcTGAGCCAGGCCCTGAGCAGCATCCAGCAGGAGTCCCAGCAGGCACTACGCATCGCCATCACTGACCaccaggaggaggcagagagactgaTCGCTGAGAAG GAGGCCCTGCGTCACAGTCTGGAGTCTGAACAGGAGGGGGCACTACGACGGGTCAGACAGGAGGCCGAAGAGCAGCTCCTCAGAGCCGAGAGAGACCGGGAAGACCTGAGAGATGAAGTGAGGAGTCTGCAGCATGACAGAGACCAGAGTCTGctacaggcagagacagagaaacaacag ATGCTGTCCCAGAAGGAAGCAGAGAAGGCTGTGCTGTCTGAGAGAGTGTCCATCCTGCAGGCAGAGCTGGGTACTGCAGCCCTGGAGCTGGACAGACTAGCCAGGGAGGCAGCTCATTACAAAGACCAGGAGAGG GCCTCAGTGGGGGCTCTGACCGTTGAGTTACAGGAGCTTCGCTCTCAGCTAGAGGATGCTGACAGTGTTCATGATCGGGAGCTACACAGGCTGCAGGAGAACTGCActgacctacagacacacactgacattgCACTCAAAGAG TTGGAGGagtgcagagcttctctctcagcCAGTGAGGAGAGCCGAGACCAGCTGAGGCGGGACATGATGGAGATGGAAAGGTGCCTCAACCAAACCCGGGACACTGGAGAGGGGTACAGAAGGGACGGGGTGGAGCTACGGCGCACCGTCGGTGATGTcaccagggagagagacactCTCAGCCTATCAAATgcccagctgagagagacactgaGAAGTGCAGATACTGAGAGAGTCAG tgtaaagCGTCAGTGTGAGGAGAAGGAGCAGCGGCTGGCTGTTCTGGAGGAGAGCCTGTCGTCTGCCCAGAGAGAGGTGGCGGAACTCCGCAGCTGTTTGAGAGAGGTCGAGAGGTCACGACTGGAGGCCCGGAGAGAGCTGCAGGAGCTATGCAGACAG GTGAAGGTGCTtgatggagagaaggaacagaaaGGGAAGGAGGTGGCTGAGCTGCAGACGCGTCTCTccctggaggagcagagagaggaggagagagggagggcgatgTTCTCTCTCAAACAGAAGCTGGTCGAGGCTGACACAGCCAGGATCTCCATCAAGAAAGAG gtgTCCATCCTCCAGAGGCGTCTGTCAGAGTCAGAGTCAGGCTGTCGGGGCTGTGAGAGGGAGCTGACGGCCCAGCTGCAGGAGGCCCGGGGCTGTGAGAAGAAGCTTCAGGATGAGGCCAGGAACCTGTCCCTGCGGGCCCAGACAGCCCAGGACTCCCTCACCCTGTCTAGCCTGCAGCTCAGCGAGGCCCAGGGCCGCCTGGCAGCCACAGAGGCAGAGCTGGCCCGGTCCGAGGCCGGACGTAGGGAGCTGGAGTTCCGCCTGGGCAGCCTGCAGTCGGCGCTGACCCGTACACTGGGCATCGGGGCGGGGGGCCGGAGCAGTGCCAGCTGGGGCAGGAGCCCCAGGGGGAGCTCCCCAGCAGCATCCCACAGCAGCATCACACGTCACCGTAGCCTCTCGCCCCTACGCTGCTCACTGTCGCCCCCTAAAG ATTTTGGAGGTTCGACCCCTGACAACACGTTGGGCTGCTCCAGGCCGATCTCCCCAGAACTCCCCGATCTCCCCAACacgcccctccccatgcctctgCCTGAGCTGGACCCTGAGACGCTGCGCTGTGGCCTTCGAGACTTCCTCCAGGAGCTCCGAGACTCTCGGAGAGACAGG GATGGGGCTCGCTGTCAGTTGGGTGCGCTACAGAGTGAGCTGGAGGTGGTGACGGGGGAGAGAGACTCCGCCCAGAACCACCTTTCTCAGCTACACAACACACTACAGGAGTGCCAGGAGG GTAAGCGTAGTGTTGACGGGCGTCTGAGCTCCACCCAGGCTATGCTCCAGCAGCAGGAGgagactgtgaggaggggagagagggagaggagggcccTCACTGACAGAGTCAAGGTTCTGGAGAGAGCCCTGCAGAATGCAGAGacggacaggaaacacacacag gaCCAGTTGAGTAAGCAGCGTGCGGGTGAGGTGCGTCTGGAGGCTGAGCGCAGGCGACTGCGGGAGGCCCTGGAGGCTGCCGAGGCCCGGGGGACCAGGGTGGAGCTGGGGAGACGCAGCCTGGAGGGGGAGCTGCATAGACTCAAACTGAGCCTGGGGGACAGGGAGGCTGAGAGCCAGGCCACCCAGGAGCGCCATGACGTACTACTCAAACAG GTGGCGGAGGGGGAGAGCCGTGTGACGTCGCTCCAGAGAGAGGTGGACAGGCTGAGCCAAGCTCTGTCTAAAGTCCATGAAGGAGAGGCCTGTCTCAGAGAGAAGACCCAGAACCTTTCACAGAGCCTCCAGGAGGCCACGGCTGCCCACAGCGCCACCCAGGGGCGCCTGGTCGCACTGCAGAAGACCCTGGGGCTGGCCGAGCAGGACCGCAGGCATCTACAG GAACGAGTGGATGGAGCGCGGGCCTCCCTGGCGGAGGGGAAGAGAGGCATGGTGGCCCTCACTGAGCGAGTGCAGAGCCTTCAGACTGAGCTGACCCAGAGCGAGCTGAGACGAGGAGAGCTGGAGGCAGAGCTGGCCCACACACaggag GCCCTGCGTCAACGGTCCACCAGTCTGACAGAGGCCCAGCACAGTGCCCAGTCTGCCCAGGCAGAGAGAGCGACTGCAGAGGAGAGGCTGCGGGGGCTGCAGAGGGCCGTGGCCATGCTGGAGACAGAGAAGAAAGATGCGGAGAGACAGGCTGTCCGCCTGGAGAAGGACAGAAACGCACTGAGAAATACACTGGACAAG GTGGAGCGTCAGAAGCTGAAGACTGAGGAGGGCAGCATGCGTCTGTCTGCAGAGAAGGGCCGCCTGGATCGCTCCCTCACCACCGCAGAGCAGGAACTGCAGAACGCACAGAGACAGATAGCACTGCTGCAG GCCCAGCTGGCTGAGATGGAGCAGTCCCACAGTGAGAGTGAGAGCTCTGTCCTCCAGCGTGACGAGGTGCTGCGTGAGACGGAGAAGCTGAGGGTCACCCAGAGGGAGGCAGAAAGGATTCTGGCTGCACGGGACAGAGCCCACCGCCACCGGGTCAAAGGCCTGGAGGAGCAG GTGTCCACTCTGAAGGAGCAGCTACAGCAGGAGATGAGTCGTAGACAGCCCTCTCTACCCACCTCCCTCATATCTGGGGGGAACTGA